The Saprospiraceae bacterium sequence TTTACTTACAACAAGCAACTTAATTAAACGACAGGAATTTGCTCACGCTTACCAAAGCTTATCAAATGTTCAAAAATATTTACTTTGGTTAATAAGAATTGAAACATACCAAACCAAACATTGGGAAAGTCCAACAAAAAGCTTGGAAAAAGACATAGACCCAGATTGGTATTCGTTATTTCAGGAGACAACATCAGAATTAGATCCGACAGATATTAAAACAGCTTTCAAGAAGACATTAACATTGACTGAAAAACTTTTTGATAATCTTGGAGTTGAAGCAAAATTAAAGGGGGTATTAAGGAGAATTGAATAAAAAAAACTACCGCCAACATTGTATAAGCGTAATGCGGGCTGAACTGCTAAATTTGAGCATTTTTGCTCCTAAGAAACTTTGTGGTGGGCGGACAGTGAATTGCTCCGAAATCCCGCACTACGCTTATACTTGACCGTTATGCCTCACCCTAAAAAACGACACGACCAACAATAAACGAACATAAAAAATGAAAGACGAAATGCCAACGCTTCAGCAAAATCAAAAGAGCTGCATCCCCACGCACAAAGCCAACGCAATGCAGCACATTTGCTTTTGCCCCAACGCACAAATCTCATAGTAAAACAATAACGAATATGGAACAAAGAGACCTATTTGGCAATATTATACCTTCTTTGACTAACGATAAAATAAAGTCTGGTTTAACAAAGATTGAAAACGGGGAATACTTATTCTATCAAGATTTTTTTTCAAAAAAAGAAAGTGATTTGTACTTACAAAATCTAAAAGAAAACATTGATTGGAAACAAGAATCAATGAATATGTATGGGAAACAAGTGAACTTCCATCGTTTGACAGCGTGGTATGGTGATAATGACAAACCTTATTCATTTTCAGGTATAACATTAGCACCAAAAGTTTGGACAAGAGAGCTTCTTGAAATAAAAGACAAGATTGAACCTTTGTCAAAAGTTCAATTTAATAGCGTTTTGCTTAACCGTTATAGAAGTGGAAACGATTCTATTTCTTGGCATACTGACGCTGAAAAGGAACTTGGAATAAATCCAGTTATTGCTTCTGTAAATTTTGGAGCAACAAGAAAGTTTCAACTAAGACACATTAAAACCAAAGAAAAGTTAGAAATTGAATTAACACACGGAAGTCTTTTAATAATGCAAGGAGAACTGCAACACTTTTGGCAACACCAAGTACCTAAAACAAGTAAAGTTGTAAACGAAAGAATAAACCTAACTTTTAGAGTGATTAAGTTGCAATGACTTTATGAGAGAATACGCAAATAAAATAAAGTCATTACAAAATCCGACTTTTCAGCAAATTAGAAAAATTTCTAATGATGCATTGTCGCACTTTTCAAAAAGTGAGAGAGATAGTTTTTGGCAGAATCTAAATCAAGGAGTTGATTTATTGGATTCACACGAACTAATGTGTCAATATATTTTCTCATATGGAAATATGCACGAAGCTAAAATCCAAAAGGCCTTATCTTCAATTCGCAATCCAAAGGAAGTTTTTAATACTGATATAGCCATTGTAGATTGGGGTTGTGGCCAAGGTTTGGCAACTGTTTGCTTTTTTGATTTTCTAAAAAGTCAAGCAATACCTAACAACACAAAAAAAGTTATTTTAATTGAGCCATCTGAAAAAGCGTTAGAACGAGCAAAACTGCACACAAACGTTTACATCAAAGACGAAACTAAAATTCAACTCGTAAACAAATACTTAGACGATGTTGAAAAAACAGATATAGAAACGAATCAATCAATTACGATTCATTTTTTCTCAAATATTCTTGATGTCCCGCAAATTGACTTAAAGAAATTAGCTCAACTTGTAGGCGAAAACGTTAGCGGAGAACATTATTTTTTCTGTGTAAGTCCATTGATTGAAGGACGAAGCCACAGATTAGATGCTTTCTACAATTATTTCGATTTGCCACCAGTATTTTCTGATTTTGAGCAAAGTGAAAACAAATTAAATCTTTTAGCCGAAGATGCACACGGTAAAGATGTTTTTAGAAAATATACTCTAAAGCTAAAAGTTTTCAAATTTGAAAAAGGCAAGATTTACTATATTCCTATCGACTATTATCCAGCGGTACAATTTCACGCAGGATATTATTTAGATTGCTTTAAAGACAAACGGGCTAATTTATCCCTATTATCTGACTTTGAAGTTTCTGCACCGTTTGACATTGGAGCAAGCGTTTATGAAGATGTTAATCCAATTTTAGCAGCTCTCAACAATATTATTACAAGGGGTTTACCTACCAAAGCCAGCCCATTTATTGAAAATCAATTTCAGAGCTTTGGTAACCAACTTCAACATAACGATTTTGGGTCAATCATTTTTGAAAACAAAAATGTTGACCCAAACAATTTACAATTAACGCAATCGCCCATTGCAATTGCCCGTCTTCAGAAAACAATTATTGAAGCAATTCTTACTGATAAATTAGATATTCAACAAAGTCAATGGAATGTTCTAGTTAAAGAAAATGATGTTCCTTGTGCCGCAATGGCTTTTGAAGACTTAAAGCAAATGTTCGAGAATCTAACATCATTAAGTCTTGACTTTGAAACAATGAAATTTCCACAGGTGAACCTAGAAATAATTGGTTCGCAGGAATATTTGAATTCACCATTACACTTAAATACAAAACCCGTTACTAATGCGACATCTCAACAAAAAAGCAAAGTTTATGATTTAGTCATAGATATTTCAATAGCTATAATAGAAGATAAAAAAGAGCCGACTTTTAGCGAGTTCAAGTGCAAAAATCATTGTTATTTCAATATCCGCTCAGCAAAAACAAGAAGAAATCAAAGGCATATTTATACATCAGATACAATTCAATATAAACCATTAGTTACAAGAGATACGCAAGGTAATTATGAAGATATTGAAACTAACAAGTTACACCTAAAGTACTTCGTTCAATTACTTTTTCGCAAAGAAGATTTTCGACAAGGTCAGCTTCCCATTTTAAACAGAGCGTTACAAAACAAGAGTGTAATTGGACTTTTACCAACAGGCGGTGGCAAATCTCTAACTTATCAGTTGGCTGCAATGTTGCAACCAGGTGTAACGCTTAT is a genomic window containing:
- a CDS encoding alpha-ketoglutarate-dependent dioxygenase AlkB → MEQRDLFGNIIPSLTNDKIKSGLTKIENGEYLFYQDFFSKKESDLYLQNLKENIDWKQESMNMYGKQVNFHRLTAWYGDNDKPYSFSGITLAPKVWTRELLEIKDKIEPLSKVQFNSVLLNRYRSGNDSISWHTDAEKELGINPVIASVNFGATRKFQLRHIKTKEKLEIELTHGSLLIMQGELQHFWQHQVPKTSKVVNERINLTFRVIKLQ
- a CDS encoding ATP-dependent DNA helicase RecQ, which codes for MREYANKIKSLQNPTFQQIRKISNDALSHFSKSERDSFWQNLNQGVDLLDSHELMCQYIFSYGNMHEAKIQKALSSIRNPKEVFNTDIAIVDWGCGQGLATVCFFDFLKSQAIPNNTKKVILIEPSEKALERAKLHTNVYIKDETKIQLVNKYLDDVEKTDIETNQSITIHFFSNILDVPQIDLKKLAQLVGENVSGEHYFFCVSPLIEGRSHRLDAFYNYFDLPPVFSDFEQSENKLNLLAEDAHGKDVFRKYTLKLKVFKFEKGKIYYIPIDYYPAVQFHAGYYLDCFKDKRANLSLLSDFEVSAPFDIGASVYEDVNPILAALNNIITRGLPTKASPFIENQFQSFGNQLQHNDFGSIIFENKNVDPNNLQLTQSPIAIARLQKTIIEAILTDKLDIQQSQWNVLVKENDVPCAAMAFEDLKQMFENLTSLSLDFETMKFPQVNLEIIGSQEYLNSPLHLNTKPVTNATSQQKSKVYDLVIDISIAIIEDKKEPTFSEFKCKNHCYFNIRSAKTRRNQRHIYTSDTIQYKPLVTRDTQGNYEDIETNKLHLKYFVQLLFRKEDFRQGQLPILNRALQNKSVIGLLPTGGGKSLTYQLAAMLQPGVTLIIDPLRSLMKDQYDGLVNIGIDTCAFINSTLTLQEKDERERQMESSQMQFVFLSPERLCIYKFRERLKTMRDMNVYFAYGVIDEVHCVSEWGARFPFSYLHLGRNLYNYVLPKNKDKRLTLFGLTATASFDVLADVERELSGNGAFALDSDTIVRYENTNRLELQYKIEKVPIEYEPDKFFDKNGLLDTSLGKAVNISDKWAVYNFKKEFLKKYVYLVSSYANELQTETSIKRVKTQFNERQNTQENNDGINLKDLKVDFPIDFYTTSNEYQQAGIVFCPHKNNTGISVNENASSLKEYTPKIGTFMGSGDDEDADEIDRASFENLELFRDNKLPIMVATKAFGMGIDKPNVRFTVNMNYSSSLESFIQEAGRAGRDKKIALAT